A DNA window from Arachis duranensis cultivar V14167 chromosome 3, aradu.V14167.gnm2.J7QH, whole genome shotgun sequence contains the following coding sequences:
- the LOC107480765 gene encoding LOW QUALITY PROTEIN: receptor-like protein kinase HSL1 (The sequence of the model RefSeq protein was modified relative to this genomic sequence to represent the inferred CDS: inserted 2 bases in 1 codon), translated as MLHLLVCMLCILLSPVTCLNQEGLYLQQFKLTLDXXXXXXXXXXXXHXNIAGPFSAHILCRLPNLSSINLFNNSINATLPLDISLCSNLQHLDLSQNLLTGTLPHTLPHLPNLRYLDLTGNNFSGPIPDSFGSFQKLEVISLVYNLLEGTIPPSLGNLTTLKMLNLSYNPFYPGRIPDSLGNLTNLEVLWLTQCNLVGTIPDSLGNLKNLRDLDLALNDLYGSIPTSLTRLTHLTQIELYNNSLSGDLPRGWRNLTALRLLDASMNHLTGTIPEELCALPLESLNLYENRFEGQLPPSIANSPNLYELRIFGNRLTGRLPENLGRHSPLRWLDVSSNQFLGPIPSTLCDHGELEELLVIYNLFSGEIPASLGTCQSLTRVRLGNNRFFGEVPAGMWGLPHVYLLELAENSFSGPIAKTIAGAGNLSLLFLSKNKFEGVIPDEVGWLDNLVEFSGNDNMFSGSIPETVVNLGQLGTLDLHNNKLSGELPKGLHSLKKLSVLNLANNGIGGKIPDEIGSLSVLNSLDLSKNQFSGMVPHGLQNLKLNILNLSYNRLSGELPPLLAKDVYVDSFLGNPGLCGDLKGLCSGRGQAKSLGYVWLLRTIFIVATLVFFVGVVWFYLKYKTFKDARRSIDKSRWTLMSFHKLGFGEDEILNCLDEDNVIGSGSSGRVYKVVLSSGEAVAVKKIWGGAGKGGESGDVEKGGGGRVQDEAFDAEVETLGKIRHKNIVKLWCCCTTRDCKLLVYEYMPNGSLGDLLHSSKGGLLDWPTRYKIAVDAAEGLSYLHHDCVPPIVHRDVKSSNILLDGDYGARVADFGVAKAVEAGGKGGTKSMSVIAGSCGYIAPEYAYTLRVNEKSDIYSFGVVILELVTGRRPVDPEFGEKDLVKWVCTTLDQKGVDHLIDSRLDSCFKDEISKVFNIGLMCTXXXXXXXXSMRRVVKMLQEVATEKQVKPAKKDGKLTPYYYDDASDHGSVA; from the exons ATGCTTCATCTGCTTGTGTGCATGCTCTGCATTCTCCTCTCCCCAGTGACCTGCCTCAACCAAGAAGGCCTCTACCTCCAACAATTCAAGCTAACCCTCGACGANNNNNNNNNNNNNNNNNNNNNNNNNNNNNNNNGACA TAACATCGCCGGTCCATTCTCCGCCCATATCCTCTGCCGCCTCCCCAACCTCTCCTCCATCAACCTCTTCAACAACTCCATCAACGCCACCCTCCCCCTCGACATCTCCCTCTGCTCCAACCTCCAACACCTCGACCTCTCCCAGAACCTTCTCACCGGCACGCTCCCCCACACTCTCCCTCACCTCCCCAACCTCCGCTACCTCGACCTCACCGGCAACAACTTCTCCGGTCCCATTCCGGACTCCTTCGGGTCCTTCCAGAAACTCGAGGTCATCTCCCTCGTTTACAACCTTCTAGAAGGCACCATCCCTCCCTCATTGGGGAACCTAACCACCCTCAAAATGCTCAACCTCTCTTACAACCCCTTCTACCCGGGTCGGATCCCGGACTCGCTCGGCAACCTTACCAACCTCGAGGTTCTCTGGCTCACACAGTGCAACCTCGTTGGCACCATTCCAGACTCGCTTGGCAACTTGAAGAACCTCAGGGACTTGGACCTTGCGCTCAACGATTTGTACGGTTCCATCCCCACTTCCCTCACTCGTTTGACTCATTTGACTCAGATTGAGTTGTACAACAACTCGCTCTCCGGGGACCTGCCTCGTGGCTGGAGAAACCTCACCGCCCTACGCCTTCTCGACGCCTCCATGAACCACTTGACGGGGACCATACCGGAGGAGCTCTGCGCGTTGCCCTTGGAGAGTCTCAACCTCTACGAGAACCGCTTTGAGGGCCAGCTGCCGCCGAGCATTGCCAATTCGCCCAACCTCTACGAGCTCAGGATCTTCGGGAACCGTCTCACCGGAAGGTTGCCGGAGAATCTGGGGCGCCATTCTCCTCTCAGGTGGCTCGACGTCTCCAGCAACCAGTTCTTGGGGCCGATTCCGTCCACGCTGTGCGATCACGGGGAACTGGAGGAGCTTCTtgtgatatataatttgttttcCGGCGAGATTCCGGCGAGTCTGGGAACGTGCCAGAGCCTGACGCGGGTGAGGCTGGGGAACAACCGGTTCTTCGGCGAGGTGCCGGCGGGGATGTGGGGTCTCCCCCATGTGTACCTTCTTGAACTCGCGGAGAATTCGTTCTCCGGCCCCATTGCGAAGACCATTGCCGGTGCCGGGAACCTTTCGCTGCTATTTCTCTCGAAGAATAAGTTCGAGGGAGTGATCCCCGACGAGGTTGGGTGGTTGGACAATCTCGTGGAATTTTCTGGCAACGATAACATGTTCAGCGGTTCGATCCCAGAGACTGTTGTGAATCTCGGGCAGCTTGGGACCCTTGATCTTCACAACAACAAACTATCCGGGGAGCTTCCAAAAGGGCTTCATTCTTTGAAAAAGCTGAGCGTTTTGAATTTGGCCAACAATGGCATTGGTGGGAAGATTCCAGATGAGATTGGTAGCTTGTCagttttgaattctcttgatcTCTCCAAGAACCAGTTCTCCGGGATGGTCCCTCACGGATTGCAGAATTTGAAGCTGAACATTCTGAATTTGTCTTACAATCGTCTCTCCGGGGAGCTCCCTCCTCTGTTGGCTAAGGACGTGTATGTGGATAGCTTTCTGGGGAACCCCGGTTTGTGTGGGGATTTGAAGGGTCTCTGCAGTGGAAGAGGCCAAGCCAAGAGTTTGGGCTATGTTTGGCTTCTCAGGACTATCTTCATTGTCGCCACTTTGGTGTTCTTTGTGGGTGTGGTGTGGTTCTACCTCAAGTATAAGACTTTCAAGGATGCCAGAAGGTCCATTGATAAATCGAGGTGGACCTTGATGTCGTTTCATAAGCTGGGTTTTGGTGAAGATGAGATCTTGAATTGCCTTGATGAGGATAATGTGATAGGAAGTGGGTCATCCGGGAGAGTCTACAAGGTGGTGCTTAGCAGCGGGGAAGCGGTTGCGGTGAAGAAGATATGGGGAGGAGCAGGGAAGGGTGGAGAGAGTGGAGATGTGGAAAAAGGTGGTGGTGGACGGGTGCAGGACGAAGCTTTTGATGCGGAGGTTGAGACTTTGGGCAAGATCAGGCACAAGAACATTGTTAAGCTGTGGTGTTGCTGCACAACCAGGGATTGCAAGCTACTGGTTTATGAGTACATGCCCAATGGTAGTCTTGGTGATTTGTTGCATAGCAGCAAAGGTGGGTTGTTGGATTGGCCAACCAGGTATAAGATTGCCGTTGACGCTGCTGAAGGCCTCTCTTATCTGCATCATGATTGTGTTCCACCAATTGTTCATAGAGATGTGAAATCCAGCAATATCTTGTTGGATGGGGACTATGGTGCCAGGGTGGCGGATTTTGGAGTGGCCAAGGCCGTCGAAGCTGGAGGGAAAGGAGGAACCAAATCCATGTCTGTCATAGCTGGGTCTTGTGGGTACATTGCGCCAG AATATGCATACACTCTCAGAGTGAACGAGAAAAGTGACATATACagttttggtgttgtgatactTGAGTTGGTTACCGGGAGGCGTCCGGTGGATCCTGAATTCGGAGAGAAGGACTTGGTGAAGTGGGTGTGCACCACCCTGGATCAGAAAGGGGTGGACCATTTAATTGACTCGAGGCTTGATTCTTGTTTCAAAGACGAAATTTCCAAGGTTTTCAACATTGGCCTCATGTGCAC NNNNNNNNNNNNNNNNNNNNNNNCCTCCATGAGAAGGGTGGTGAAGATGTTGCAAGAGGTGGCAACAGAGAAACAAGTGAAGCCTGCCAAGAAAGATGGCAAGTTAACTCCTTATTACTATGATGATGCCTCGGATCACGGAAGTGTTGCTTGA